In Plasmodium vinckei vinckei genome assembly, chromosome: PVVCY_13, a single genomic region encodes these proteins:
- a CDS encoding chromatin assembly factor 1 subunit, putative, producing the protein MTDVIAEKNKSYDISNTYEPKYPEENEANENTKVDITHEKYIIWRRNTPFLYSSLLKHKLDWPSLTVEFIGVENSFKSKTGYFTNKILLGTHTSNQDSEYVYIGETKSPLYSAKEDVLQYENYTGFINNKKKKRGHPLPSFEIKAKLLHPGEVIRATHLPNNSFFIVTQTYNGNILLFDYTKHPSFPSDIATCYPQMILKGHGSEGSGLCWNINKIYDNNIGDSKNAKNNIKDNENDTENTNDESFGEINTSNLLLASCASDGNICLWDINKGTKSNEVPRTYGINKVGKGADYNIKIYENTPTLSPLCTWINKNEETTLNDIFFHSKFNNILGVCDDNGYMSIYDIRKKNFFTRPEISYKDHDQPMNTFSFDNFSEYIFASGYSDGLISIWDMRYNKESLLKIDYHTQSINRIKFCLMQSGIFGTCSDDGTACIWDMSRNSESYEQIKKLEDDIYNNPKKIPKQLLFVHGGHIGSVYDMSWANTTTLLAATVGVDNSLQVWNMNEQFMFQ; encoded by the coding sequence atgacggATGTAATAgctgaaaaaaataaaagttatGATATAAGTAATACATACGAACCTAAATATCCCGAAGAAAATGAAGCCAATGAAAATACCAAAGTTGATATAACacatgaaaaatatataatatggaGAAGAAATAccccatttttatatagttCCCTTTTAAAGCATAAATTAGATTGGCCTTCGTTAACTGTTGAATTTATAGGGGTTGAGAATTCTTTTAAATCAAAAACCGGATATTTtactaataaaatattattaggTACACACACATCCAATCAAGATTCggaatatgtatatataggtGAAACAAAATCTCCATTATATTCAGCTAAAGAAGATGTATTAcaatatgaaaattatactgggtttataaataataaaaaaaaaaaaagaggtCATCCATTACCGTCTTTTGAAATTAAagcaaaattattacatcCAGGAGAAGTTATAAGAGCAACACATTTACcaaataattctttttttattgttacaCAAACTTataatggaaatatattattatttgattatACAAAGCATCCTTCTTTCCCTTCCGATATAGCTACCTGCTACCCACAAATGATATTAAAAGGGCATGGAAGTGAAGGTAGTGGGTTATGTtggaatataaataaaatatatgataacaATATCGGGGATAGTAAGAATGCAAAGAATAACATAAAAgacaatgaaaatgatactGAAAACACAAATGATGAAAGTTTTGgtgaaataaatacaagTAATTTACTATTAGCTTCATGTGCTTCAGATGGAAATATATGTCTTTGGGATATTAATAAGGGAACAAAAAGTAATGAAGTTCCCAGAACATatggaataaataaagtagGAAAAGGTGCagattataatataaaaatatatgaaaatactCCGACTTTAAGCCCTTTATGTACAtggataaataaaaatgaagaaacaacattaaatgatattttttttcattcaaaatttaataatattcttgGTGTATGTGATGATAATGGGTATATGagtatatatgatataagaaaaaaaaatttttttacaagaCCAGAAATTAGTTATAAAGATCATGATCAGCCAATGAAtactttttcatttgataatttttctgaatatatttttgctaGTGGATATAGTGACGGTTTAATATCTATTTGGGATATGAGATACAATAAAGAATCATTACTTAAAATTGATTATCACACACAAAGTATTAACAGAATTAAATTTTGCCTGATGCAGTCAGGTATTTTTGGAACATGTTCAGATGACGGAACTGCGTGTATTTGGGACATGTCCAGAAATTCAGAAAGTTATgagcaaataaaaaaattagaagaTGATATTTATAACAACCCTAAAAAAATCCCTAAGCAATTATTGTTTGTACATGGGGGTCATATTGGAAGTGTATATGACATGTCTTGGGCAAACACCACCACATTACTCGCCGCTACAGTTGGTGTTGACAATTCTTTGCAAGTATGGAATATGAATGAACAGTTCATGTTTCAGTGA
- a CDS encoding AMP deaminase, putative, which produces MNDQKDEGNMPNYTNSHKEQWSLFHEKIIESTRGSIKYDETQLVDSYSVDLKSPNKFSFTLSSTGIVSPEESEVAKKLLKICNLRDIFMKEYPDIDTTLVRSNTLSEEDKKKDIHHLKSSEPLYDLKNAVILKKCNAFINCVDGIFFVHWDPDSDVGPQTAEECNESNKIKGHNEIKTTEEYLEAIQEIMTIAHDPACKSFCYHRLKYLEQKFDFHIMFNGPLELKETANIKHRDFYNIRKVDAHVHHSACMQQKSLLRFIREKYNTEPDTIVYINENGKKIKLKELFDNELKFSAHQATVDNLDVHALGNCFHRFDLFNEKYNPFGQRLLRDIFLKTDNYIEGKYLAEITKQEINILEKSKYQHVEWRISIYGKDKNEWTKLAKWVLNNNLTSVRVRWIIQIPRLYHIYKKRKLINSFQNFLSNIFEPCFEAIKNPEQNKEIFLFLQQIVGWDSVDDESIVSKYTLKGGVLPTPDKYTSENNPPYSYYAYYMHANIRALNDFLIARKLRPLTFRPHCGEIGNISHLASMFLLADRINHGIALRKSPVLLYLYYLKQIGLAMSPLSNNALFLSIEKNPFKRFFKVGLNVSLSTDDPLMFHFTSEPLLEEYSVCAHIWRLTTVDLSEIARNSIIQSGYEPSFKRHWLGEGGENTSPNFSSNPEKTNIPKTRMSYRKKTWTEESENIKRLANHFNKS; this is translated from the exons atgaatgaTCAAAAAGATGAAGGCAATATGCCGAATTATACAAATAGCCACAAAGAACAATGGAGCCTTTTtcatgaaaaaataattgagTCTACACGTGGAAGTATTAAATATGATGAAACACAATTAGTTGACAGTTATTCTGTCGATTTAAAAAGTCCAAACAAATTTAGTTTTACTTTATCTTCTACTGGAATTGTATCTCCAGAAGAGTCTGAAGTTGCTAAG aaattattgaaaatatgtaatttacgagatatatttatgaaggAATATCCTGACATTGATACGACACTTGTCAGAAGTAATACATTGTCTgaagaagataaaaaaaaagacattCATCATTTAAAATCTTCGGAACCTTTATATGATCTAAAAAATGCtgtaattttaaaaaaatgtaacgCCTTTATAAATTGTGTGGATGGAATTTTCTTTGTCCACTGGGACCCCGACTCCGACGTTGGACCGCAAA cGGCGGAAGAATGCAATGAAAGTAATAAGATAAAAGGgcataatgaaataaaaacaacaGAAGAATATTTAGAAGCAATTCAAGAAATAATGACAATAGCTCACGACCCAGCATGTAAAAGTTTTTGTTATCATagattaaaatatttagaaCAAAAATTTGATTTTCACATAATGTTTAATGGGCCTTtagaattaaaagaaactgcaaatataaaacatcgAGATTTTTACAACATAAGAAAAGTAGATGCACATGTACATCATTCAGCATGTATGCAACAAAAATCATTATTAAGATTTAtaagagaaaaatataatacagAACCTGATAcaatagtatatataaatgaaaatggaaaaaaaataaaattaaaagaattatttGATAATGAACTAAAATTTTCTGCCCATCAAGCAACAGTTGATAATTTAGATGTTCATGCATTAGGAAATTGTTTTCATAGGTTTGATCtgtttaatgaaaaatataatccaTTTGGACAGAGACTATTAagagatatatttttaaagactgataattatatagaAGGTAAATATTTAGCAGAAATTACAAAacaagaaataaatattttagaaaaatcaaaatatcAACATGTTGAATGGCGTATATCTATTTATGGTAAAGACAAAAATGAATGGACCAAGCTAGCTAAATGGGTTCTAAATAATAATCTAACAAGTGTTAGAGTACGTTGGATAATTCAAATACCTAGattatatcatatttataaaaaaagaaaattaataaattcttttcaaaattttttatcaaatatatttgaaccTTGTTTTGAAGCTATAAAAAATCctgaacaaaataaagaaatctTTTTATTCTTACAACAAATAGTTGGATGGGATAGTGTAGATGATGAATCAATCGtttcaaaatatacattaaaAGGTGGTGTTCTTCCAACTCCTGATAAATATACTAGTGAAAATAATCCCccatattcatattatgcatattatatgcatgcTAATATAAGAGCATTGAATGATTTTCTTATTGCTCGAAAATTGAGACCCTTGACTTTTCG ACCCCATTGTGGAGAAATCGGAAACATCAGTCATTTAGCATCTATGTTTTTACTAGCTGACAGAATAAATCATGGAATCGCTTTAAGAAAATCACCtgttcttttatatttatattatttaaaacagATAGGATTAGCCATGTCCCCTTTATCCAATAATGCcctatttttatctatag agAAAAACCCATTTAAGCGTTTTTTTAAGGTTGGATTGAATGTATCATTATCGACTGATGATCCACTGATGTTTCATTTTACTAGTGAGCCATTGCTGGAAGAATATTCTGTTTGTGCA CATATTTGGAGATTAACTACAGTAGATTTGAGCGAAATCGCTAGAAATTCTATAATTCAAAG CGGATATGAGCCATCATTTAAAAGACATTGGCTGGGGGAGGGAGGAGAAAATACGTCACCCAATTTTTCAAGCAACCcagaaaaaacaaatataccCAAAACCAGAATGTCTTACag aaaaaaaacatggaCTGAGGAAAGTGAAAATATCAAAAGACTTGCTAatcattttaataaatcatag
- a CDS encoding apicoplast calcium binding protein 1, putative — protein MKFLNLSGLGQGAIIPKFGILFLFITLILFSDSFTKNKKIEYLLNAQIASRKICHLLQKNISILDNLVICNYFLSNSYLQNDWSSLKQGVDKEIRNNGMYDIDANNNISISREYNFINRKNISEQNEYSFDIKFDTNNKELTENVLKKTRISFKQLDKNNNNFISFNEFHKNIEILSQIPKVNKNILNYLFKQFDIDNDNKLNYAEFVSLNSYDFTFLSIYPILFSDKNVISKDEIFNYLEIYFYEFLENVISDSKHLYAKNYFVYQCINSFFASSQKIWDMNKDQKLQMEEFENFQHALIMEMESLTNFLHLDINMDKKVDISELLFYIINDTSTYTKLHGYIKELDKKYPNDGNQKKEKIIQYMENNLNIEKNIIFHVQLFMHAFDHNNDMTLNYDEYKNQLATLSVLDKVPDLIYYN, from the coding sequence atgaagtttttaaatttgtctGGGCTTGGACAAGGTGCCATTATACCTAAATTTGGGattttgtttctttttataactttaatattattttcagatagttttacaaaaaataaaaagattgaatatttattaaatgcaCAAATAGCTAGCAGAAAAATATGTcatttattacaaaaaaatatatcaatacTGGACAATTTGGTTAtatgtaattattttttaagcaATAGTTATCTTCAAAATGATTGGAGTAGTTTGAAGCAGGGCGTTGATAAGGAAATAAGAAACAATGGTATGTATGATATCGACGCAAACAACAATATATCGATAAGTAGGgaatacaattttataaatagaaAGAATATTAGTGAGCAAAATGAATATTCGTTTGACATAAAATTCGACACcaataataaagaattaacagaaaatgttttgaaaaaaactaggatatcatttaaacaattagacaaaaataataacaattttattagcTTTAATGAATTtcacaaaaatatagaaatattatCCCAAATCCCTAAagtgaataaaaatattttgaattatttatttaaacaatttgatattgataatgataataaattaaactATGCTGAGTTTGTATCACTAAATTCTTAtgattttacatttttaagcATATATCCGATTTTATTTagtgataaaaatgtaatttcaaaagatgaaatattcaattatttagaaatatatttttatgaatttttagaaaatgTTATAAGTGATAGTAAACATTTATATgccaaaaattattttgtttatcaaTGTATAAATAGTTTTTTTGCGTCTAGTCAAAAGATATGGGATATGAATAAAGATCAAAAATTACAAATGGAAGAATTTGAAAACTTTCAACATGCATTAATAATGGAAATGGAAAGTTTAACAAATTTCTTACATTTAGATATTAATATGGATAAAAAAGTTGATATATCTgaattacttttttatattatcaatgATACAAGTACCTATACCAAACTACATGGCTATATAAAAGAGTTAGACAAAAAATATCCCAATGATGGAaaccaaaaaaaagagaaaattatacaatatatggaaaataatttaaacattgaaaaaaacattatttttcatgttCAACTTTTTATGCATGCTTTTGAccataataatgatatgaCACTAAATTatgatgaatataaaaatcaatTAGCAACATTATCAGTTTTGGATAAAGTACCAGatcttatttattataattga
- a CDS encoding thioredoxin, putative has translation MPISHHEGCGCREADEVLKGGEFLLKYIDIEKVTCLNEQIHGSCKKILKPYEDRLSSPYCESDADHELIINIPFTNPCKISSLFLIGGEEGTYPRKMKIFSNREDIDFENINDFKCIQEIDLAEDFHGAVEYPLKVTSLFNVSYLTLYFCENYGAETTKIFYIGLKGVGTNYTRKAVATVYEASPNLKDHKIKGADDALKFSFDAF, from the exons atgcCAATATCTCATCATGAAGGTTGTGGATGTAGGGAAGCTGATGAAGTTTTAAAAGGGGgagaatttttattaaaatatatagatatagaAAAGGTTACTTGTTTAAATGAACAG ATACATGGatcatgtaaaaaaattttaaaaccaTATGAAGATAGATTATCTTCACCATATTGTGAAAGTGATGCGGATCACGAGTTG ataataaatattcccTTTACTAACCCCTGCAAG ATCTcaagtttatttttaattggtGGTGAAGAAGGAACATACCcaagaaaaatgaaaatattttccaaCAGAGAAGATATAGATTTTGAAAA TATTAACGATTTTAAGTGCATTCAAGAAATAGATTTGGCCGAAGATTTTCATGGGGCAGTTGAATATCCCTTAAAa gTAACATCATTATTCAATGTAAGCTATTTGACCCTTTACTTTTGCGAAAATTATGGAGCAGAgacaacaaaaatattttacatag GACTTAAAGGTGTAGGCACTAATTACACAAGAAAGGCAGTTGCAACg gTATATGAAGCTTCTCCAAATTTAAAAGACCATAAGATTAAGGGTGCCGATGATGCATTAAAATTTTCCTTTGATGCATTTTAA
- a CDS encoding DNAJ like protein, putative, translating into MFLVKKRYVSFFNTIYKSTIFNKNFPKERYGNISSLLCNRRFFGSKNFYDILNVKKSSDKNEIKQAYRKLALKYHPDRNPNNRKESEQKFREITEAYETLSDDNKKRIYDSQLNNGFSSNNFGNNYSNMSNQNMNYNFKTTRMTDEEIENVFKNVFGNMSINDIFRSNIFNESHFKTRTMGGNIFTNFESTESHESGNPNIKQTNIKTEIIPRGNKIIEKTTKIIIYKDGNVKQEVIERELNNNREFEGIFDYISNFENNKKNINNYSMHRSPLNRNINNLAQNKVTKYILNYMFGILSIATRKIFVNLTIHLIRKIIQTILFMFRRR; encoded by the exons AACATTAGTAGTTTGCTATGTAACAG ACGTTTTTTTGGAAgcaaaaatttttatgacatattgaatgtaaaaaaaagtagtgacaaaaatgaaataaaacaagCCTATCGAAAGTTAGCATTAAAATACCACCCCGATAGAAATCCTAACAATAGAAAAGAGTCAGAACAAAAGTTCAGAGAAATTACAGAAGCTTATGAAACATTGAgtgatgataataaaaaaaggattTATGATAGTCAATTGAATAATGGATTTTCTTCAAACAATTTTGGAAATAATTATAGCAACATGTCCAAtcaaaatatgaattataattttaaaacgACAAGAATGACTGATgaagaaattgaaaatgtttttaagAATGTATTCGGAAATATGAGCattaatgatatatttagatcaaatatttttaacgaG AGTCACTTTAAGACAAGGACAATGGGAGGAAACATATTCACCAACTTTGAATCCACag AGTCTCATGAAAGTGGCAATCCAAACATTAAAC aaacaaatataaagacGGAAATAATACCACggggaaataaaataattgaaaagaccacaaaaattattatttacaaagATGGGAATGTGAAACAAGAAGTTATAGAGCGGGAATTGAACAACAATCGAG aaTTTGAAGGGATCTTTGATTATATTTCAAACtttgaaaataacaaaaaaaatataaataattatagtaTGCATAGGTCACCATtaaatagaaatataaataacttAGCTCAAAATAAagtaacaaaatatattttaaattatatgtttgGAATTCTTTCCATAGCAACtcgaaaaatatttgttaatCTCACGATCCATTTAATTAGAAAGATAATACAAACAATCCTATTTATGTTTAGAAGGAGATAA